In a single window of the Cuculus canorus isolate bCucCan1 chromosome 25, bCucCan1.pri, whole genome shotgun sequence genome:
- the LRRC3C gene encoding leucine-rich repeat-containing protein 3C has product MPAVEQVPFCLVTMWQLLQSLLLLASCLRSAAAFPKGCYPSEEEGLKTFRCSNAQLTEVPRDIPNDTNKLYLDSNRIPFLPRDAFRDLPLLLELDLSHNAIASVESGAFRGLAEHLHSLDLSSNRLVSISKEAFSNLNAKVNLSNNPWLCDCRLQELIRTVDLVAGSSSGIVCGSSAHEEHVGKAFLQVIADTDFCNVYKRTTDIAMLVTMFGWFTMVISYLVYYVRQNQEDARRHLEYLKSLPSKQRRSEESSTISTVV; this is encoded by the coding sequence ATGCCTGCGGTGGAGCAGGTCCCCTTCTGCTTGGTGACCATgtggcagctcctgcagagcctcctcctcctggccTCCTGCCTCCGCTCGGCCGCCGCGTTCCCCAAGGGCTGTTACCCCTCGGAAGAGGAGGGGCTGAAGACCTTCCGCTGCAGCAACGCTCAGCTGACCGAGGTCCCCAGAGACATACCCAATGACACCAACAAGCTCTACCTGGACTCCAACCgaatccccttcctcccccGCGACGCCTTCCGGGATCTGCCGCTCCTGCTGGAGCTGGATCTGTCCCACAACGCCATCGCCAGCGTCGAGAGCGGGGCTTTCCGGGGTCTGGCAGAGCACTTGCACTCTCTGGACTTGTCTTCCAACAGGCTGGTGTCCATCAGCAAAGAAGCCTTTAGCAACCTGAACGCCAAGGTCAACCTCTCCAACAACCCCTGGCTGTGTGACTGTCGGCTGCAGGAGCTGATCCGTACGGTGGACCTGGTGGCCGGTTCCTCGAGCGGCATCGTGTGTGGTTCCTCTGCACACGAGGAGCACGTTGGCAAAGCCTTCCTGCAGGTCATCGCCGACACGGACTTCTGCAACGTGTACAAACGAACTACGGACATCGCCATGCTGGTCACCATGTTCGGCTGGTTCACCATGGTGATCTCCTACTTGGTCTACTACGTGCGGCAGAACCAGGAAGATGCCCGGCGACACCTGGAGTATCTCAAGTCTCTGCCCAGCAAGCAGCGAAGGTCGGAGGAGTCATCCACCATCAGCACAGTGGTGTGA